In Bacteroidota bacterium, one DNA window encodes the following:
- the tsaE gene encoding tRNA (adenosine(37)-N6)-threonylcarbamoyltransferase complex ATPase subunit type 1 TsaE, translating into MEVFIDNTDDLGKAAKLLLPYLKTHSIVAFYAAMGAGKTTFIKEICAALAVTDSVTSPTYSIINEYRTAANKPIYHFDFYRINSIQEAIDIGCEDYFFSGNICLLEWPERIESLLPGNLLKVKIEVISEAKRMIKIVE; encoded by the coding sequence GTGGAAGTTTTTATTGACAATACAGACGATTTAGGAAAAGCCGCAAAATTGCTTTTACCATACTTAAAAACACATTCTATTGTTGCTTTTTACGCAGCTATGGGAGCTGGCAAGACCACTTTTATTAAGGAAATATGCGCTGCATTAGCTGTTACTGATTCAGTTACAAGTCCTACGTATTCAATCATAAATGAGTATAGAACAGCTGCCAATAAACCAATTTATCATTTTGATTTTTACAGAATAAATTCAATACAAGAAGCTATTGATATTGGGTGTGAAGATTATTTTTTTAGTGGTAATATCTGTTTACTGGAGTGGCCGGAAAGAATTGAAAGTTTGCTCCCTGGTAATTTATTAAAAGTAAAAATAGAAGTGATTTCCGAAGCAAAAAGAATGATAAAAATTGTTGAATAA